The Euphorbia lathyris chromosome 8, ddEupLath1.1, whole genome shotgun sequence genome has a window encoding:
- the LOC136203851 gene encoding uncharacterized protein, which translates to MELQQKQQHSPTLDDCLKLLKGDRDEQRLAGLLLVTKFCEVDDVASLRRVYDAVGVTFLDRLLRTGMSKESGSGNGANNRDAYLQLSVTVLAAFCRVPEIASSEDMVSKIPLILELVSTSSGAVLEECCELLYQVAASSEDGAKSFHESGGIKVLAYQMSSLPDGSRIIELAMKILQSVLNKLSLDSIINSYLQELSMMLVSIGRQFAVLHNQLKFDTSPNLHEWGLIGDNTCIKVINGIEESVNVVLEYLQDAKEHGQKKGDDLLASVRLVGSYLAETPHACKDKSFSLCMFLLPVLCQITMNTEGCKALVSSGSYQAVFRYLIKVVGPSRCTGDDNSSIFLACDTVMNLLLKKEQALFSVDEETVVDLLIALGYWAENTDDASDIMMASSICALLFDSTSEEALLNHPNFSINSLGSLSQLMARSFAFPKQETSDAVTGEMDLIEIVTSEPVSTCSRRSAGNLIAPAEKLHALILAESMMSLFGENWLIGQSNLPDLQESLPRDKCLLLVLEYSRVEVAVLLNELAYLKYEASKNTSAYAETIILKQQKVAIAFSLIERIIKLISSIAESEGGLIDDNTCIKVISGIEESVNVVLEYLQDAKEHGQKKEDDLLASVRLVGSYLAETPDACKDKVRELLGYMLSIEADDEPSPFLSVCFLLPVLCQLTMNTEGCKALISSGSYQAVFRYLIKVVGPSRCTVDDNSSIFLACDTVMNLLLKKEQALFSVDEATVVDLLIALGYWSENTDDASDIMMASSICALLFDSTSEEALLNHPSFSISSLGSLSQLMARCFAFSQKEKSDAVTGEMDLIEIVTSGFSRWANRFPRVRAAVQGI; encoded by the exons ATG GAGTTGCAGCAGAAGCAACAGCACTCTCCGACTCTCGACGATTGCTTGAAGCTATTAAAAGGCGATAGAGACGAGCAACGCCTTGCTGGTTTGCTGCTAGTAACCAAATTTTGTGAAGTAGACGACGTCGCTTCCCTTCGTAGGGTTTATGATGCTGTCGGCGTGACCTTTCTCGATAGGCTCCTGAGAACTG GAATGAGTAAAGAAAGTGGAAGTGGCAATGGAGCCAACAATCGCGATGCATATTTACAGTTATCGGTTACTGTTCTTGCTGCGTTTTGTCGTGTTCCTGAAATCGCTTCTTCAGAAGATATGGTTTCGAAAATTCCATTGATACTGGAATTAGTATCAAC ATCAAGCGGAGCAGTTCTGGAAGAATGCTGCGAACTCTTATACCAAGTAGCAGCATCTTCTGAAGACGGAGCCAAATCATTCCATGAATCTGGAGGCATTAAAGTGCTAGCCTATCAAATGTCTAGTTTACCTGATG GTTCACGCATCATAGAGCTTGCTATGAAAATCTTACAATCTGTGCTTAATAAGCTTTCTCTGGATTCCATCATCAATAGCTACCTGCAAGAGCTTTCAATGAtg TTGGTCTCAATAGGGAGACAGTTTGCTGTGTTGCATAATCAACTTAAATTTGACACTTCACCTAATTTACATGAAT GGGGACTTATTGGTGACAACACTTGCATAAAGGTGATCAATGGGATTGAGGAGTCGGTTAATGTGGTGCTAGAGTATCTGCAAGATGCAAAG GAACATGGACAAAAGAAGGGAGATGATCTCCTTGCTTCTGTACGTCTTGTTGGGAG TTATCTTGCAGAAACACCTCATGCCTGCAAGGATAAG TCCTTTTCTCTCTGTATGTTTTTACTTCCAGTGCTGTGTCAAATCACAATGAACACTGAAGGATGCAAAGCTTTAGTTTCTTCTGGCAGTTACCAAGCT GTTTTCAGATACCTCATAAAAGTTGTTGGCCCAAGTCGTTGTACAGGTGACGATAATAGCTCCATCTTCTTAGCATGCGATACAGTTATGAATTTGCTTTTAAAG AAAGAGCAAGCACTATTCTCAGTGGATGAAGAAACTGTTGTTGATCTTCTCATAGCCTTGGGATATTGGGCAG AAAATACTGATGATGCATCTGATATTATGATGGCTTCAAGTATTTGTGCGCTGCTGTTTGATAGCACCTCGGAGGAGGCGCTTCTAAATCATCCCAACTTCAGCATCAACTCTCTTGGCAGTCTATCTCAGCTCATGGCTAGAAGTTTTGCTTTTCCTAAGCAG GAAACGTCTGATGCTGTTACAGGAGAAATGGATCTTATTGAAATTGTGACCTCAG AACCGGTTTCCACATGTTCGCGCCGCAGTGCAGGGAATTTGATAG CACCTGCCGAAAAGCTTCATGCCCTTATTTTGGCTGAATCGATGATGTCCCTGTTTGGGGAAAATTGGCTGATTGGTCAGTCAAACTTGCCCGATTTACAAGAATCATTGCCTCGTGACAA GTGTCTATTGTTGGTGCTGGAGTATTCCAGGGTCGAAGTTGCTGTGTTGCTCAATGAGCTGGCCTATTTGAAATATGAAGCTTCCAAGAATACTTCAGCTTATGCAGAAACTATCATCTTAAAGCAACAAAAAGTAGCTATAGCTTTTTCATTGATAGAGAGGATAATCAAATTGATATCATCAATAGCTGAAAGTGAAG GGGGACTTATTGATGACAACACTTGCATAAAGGTGATCAGTGGGATTGAGGAGTCAGTTAATGTGGTGCTAGAGTATCTGCAAGATGCAAAG GAACATGGACAAAAGAAGGAAGATGATCTCCTTGCTTCTGTACGTCTTGTTGGGAG TTATCTTGCAGAAACACCTGATGCCTGCAAGGATAAGGTCAGAGAACTTTTGGGTTATATGCTATCAATTGAAGCTGATGACGAACCAAG TCCTTTTCTCTCTGTATGTTTTTTACTTCCAGTGCTGTGTCAACTTACAATGAACACTGAAGGATGCAAAGCTTTAATTTCTTCTGGCAGTTACCAAGCT GTTTTCAGATACCTCATAAAAGTTGTTGGCCCAAGTCGTTGTACAGTTGACGATAATAGCTCCATCTTCTTAGCATGCGATACAGTTATGAATTTGCTTTTAAAG AAAGAGCAAGCATTATTCTCGGTGGATGAAGCAACTGTTGTTGATCTTCTCATAGCCTTGGGATATTGGTCAG AAAATACTGATGATGCATCTGATATTATGATGGCTTCAAGTATTTGTGCGCTGCTGTTTGATAGCACGTCGGAGGAGGCTCTTCTAAATCATCCCAGCTTCAGCATCAGCTCTCTTGGCAGTCTATCTCAGCTCATGGCTAGatgttttgctttttctcagaag GAAAAGTCTGATGCTGTTACAGGAGAAATGGATCTTATTGAAATTGTGACCTCAG GATTTTCCCGGTGGGCTAACCGGTTTCCACGTGTTCGCGCCGCAGTGCAGGGAATTTGA